Proteins from a genomic interval of Deltaproteobacteria bacterium:
- a CDS encoding nucleotidyl transferase AbiEii/AbiGii toxin family protein yields MNLFDLLVTQAMKRWGKLASLRSVVEKELLHHDILREMSAAGMLNDLTFIGGTCLRACYGSHRLSEDLDFTGGVGFRCETLRCDQIRSPGSPPFDKGGPGGIRSFYLWRLFLVELISCTWCVMVIKREIIIFL; encoded by the coding sequence GTGAATTTGTTTGACCTTCTGGTTACCCAGGCCATGAAGCGCTGGGGCAAACTGGCTTCCTTGCGCAGTGTGGTGGAAAAAGAACTGCTGCACCATGACATTCTCCGTGAAATGAGTGCTGCAGGTATGCTCAACGATTTGACCTTTATCGGCGGCACATGTCTGCGGGCCTGTTACGGCTCCCATCGTTTGAGTGAGGATCTGGATTTTACCGGGGGGGTCGGCTTTCGTTGTGAGACCCTGCGCTGTGACCAGATCCGCTCTCCGGGTTCCCCCCCGTTCGACAAAGGGGGGCCAGGGGGGATTCGATCTTTCTATTTGTGGCGGTTGTTTCTTGTGGAATTGATATCCTGCACATGGTGTGTTATGGTCATAAAGCGAGAAATTATAATATTTCTATGA